One Rhizoctonia solani chromosome 1, complete sequence DNA window includes the following coding sequences:
- a CDS encoding major facilitator superfamily transporter, which translates to MTSDSGELDHHQRQGTMASPSPTITPSIRHSSDTPKANQGKEGGVVIVDWLPGDPENPMNWKFSYRRSISLIIGLSCFCVAFSSSCYAAAVPGVMREFDHRLDVALLGLSLFVLGFGLGPLLYGRKFAFLMSFVPYTLFHLGAGLSKNIQTLLVMRLLGGCFGSSVFSVPGGNLADMFTQEERGPFALVVLAVSPLLGPGFISQSNVSWRWNFWVMLIFSGTVLALCTIFVPETCHPVLLKKRAARLKKVNPNIQYMTKYEGTQSQSPFDLLRLALSRPILLLTHEPIVLALSFYTALVYGTLYGLFAAYPIVFVQHRHFTYGENGLAFLGIGVGILLSIILAGIENKRYIRAVQKHGGHAPPEERLIPSFYSAILLPVSLIWFAWTTYPSVHWIVPILSGIPFGIGSVSGFTAVVAYMVERAINGAPCSALFLHWYACQYHLFFTQADELTSTPRLAKVLDIPGLDNLRTYYAATMALVQGSPARPGLPPELVIYICRLADFEVVRITRSPEGIKEVRAWSPKIESRLWFQTKPLKKPILSRIKSIQLITMSRHQGWVNNRSGGSWSWFEVRIACPGDENPSQFEAKLRGDGYDASWRSHSNPVEQEASSQEIEFTEHRGLLFGTDNQLWHEIKEGDALQVVLKAQFSGWANIASDGALKIVTWWEPSPEMLDLLYNRSKKAGSWSWFEVRVAQPVDKEDTNRLEVKRHLDGSEMSWCSHAHPVDQETAQQQGNFAEHKGLVFDSDHELWDEVGEGDVLQVVMKVQFGGWANKASDGMLQISTWWEPSTEMLDMMGQSGKI; encoded by the exons ATGACCAGCGATTCAGGTGAACTTGATCATCACCAAAGGCAAGGCACTATGGCGTCTCCCTCCCCTACTATCACGCCTTCTATACGACACTCTTCCGATACGCCTAAGGCGAATCAAGGTAAAGAAGGAGGGGTTGTTATAGTTGACTGGCTCCCTGGTGACCCCGAAAATCCCATGAATTGGAAGTTTTCATATAGACGATCGATTAGTTTGATC ATAGGATTGTCATGCTTTTGCGTAGCATTCTCATCCAGCTGCTATGCGGCTGCTGTTCCCGGTGTAATGAGAGAATTCGACCACAGGTTGGATGTTGCACTACTTGGCTTATCCCTTTTCGTGCTTggatttgggcttgggccattG CTATATGGAAGAAAATTTGCCTTTTTAATGTCCTTCGTCCCGTACACCTTATTTCATCTTGGAGCGGGGCTTTCAAAGAACATTCAAACCCTGCTTGTCATGAGACTACTTGGGGGCTGCTTTGGATCATCTGTGTTTAGCGTTCCAGGCGGGAATCTAGCAGACATGTTTACACAAGAAGAAAGGGGTCCCTTTGCCCTAGTAGTCCTTGCCGTAAGCCCACTACTTGGCCCC GGTTTTATTTCCCAATCAAATGTTAGCTGGCGCTGGAACTTCTGGGTGATGCTGATTTTCTCCGGAACGGTGCTAGCTTTGTGTACTATATTTGTCCCTGAAACG TGTCATCCTGTCCTCTTGAAAAAACGAGCCGCGAGACTAAAGAAGGTCAACCCAAATATCCAATACATGACCAAGTATGAAGGGACTCAATCTCAAAGCCCGTTTGATCTTCTTCGACTTGCGCTAAGTCGACCTATTT TACTACTTACTCACGAACCGATCGTTCTGGCACTTTCATTCTATACAGCTCTTGTTTATGGCACGCTCTATGGCTTGTTCGCTGCCTATCCCATTGTTTTCGTACAACATCGGCATTTCACTTATGGTGAAAACGGACTCGCATTCCTCGGAATAGGCGTCGGTATATTACTGTCCATCATACTTGCCGGGATTGAGAATAAGCGGTATATACGAGCTGTACAAAAACACGGCGGACATGCTCCCCCTGAAGAAAGACTAATTCCAAGCTTTTATTCAGCCATCTTGCTTCCGGTCTCTTTGATATGGTTTGCTTG GACAACCTACCCTTCGGTTCACTGGATTGTCCCAATTCTATCAGGTATTCCTTTTGGTATTGGCTCAGTCTCGGGATTTACAGCCGTTGTTGCATACATGGTCGA GCGGGCGATCAATGGGGCACCATGTTCTGCGCTTTTCTTGCATTGGTATGCGTGCCAATACCATTTATTCTTTAC ACAAGCTGATGAATTGACTTCAACACCACGTCTAGCTAAAGTACTCGATATACCAGGTTTAGACAACCTAAGAACCTATTATGCTGCTACTATGGCCCTAGTTCAGGGATCCCCGGCCCGTCCGGGGCTTCCACCTGAACTTGTGATATACATATGTCGACTGGCTGACTTCGAGGTTGTTCGTATAACAAGATCACCAGAAGGAATAAAAGAAGTTCGTGCTTGGAGCCCGAAAATTGAATCGCGCCTTTGGTTTCAAACCAAACCTCTGAAAAAACCGATACTCAGTCGCATCAAGAGCATTCAACTGATCACTATGTCGCGTCACCAAGGATGGGTTAATAACCGATCG GGTGGCTCTTGGAGTTGGTTTGAAGTTCGTATTGCTTGTCCAGGAGATGAAAATCCTTCACAATTTGAAGCCAAACTCCGAGGGGATGGATATGATGCATCCTGGAGGAGCCACAGCAACCCGGTTGAGCAAGAAGCATCTTCACAAGAAATAGAGTTTACCGAGCACAGAGGCTTACTATTTGGAACCGACAATCAACTGTGGCACGagattaaggaaggagacgCACTACAAGTAGTGCTAAAAGCTCAGTTCTCTGGATGGGCAAACATCGCCAGCGATGGAGCTTTGAAGATTGTCACATGGTGGGAGCCATCACCCGAGATGCTGGATTTATTATACAATAGGT CTAAAAAGGCTGGTTCGTGGAGTTGGTTTGAAGTTCGAGTCGCACAGCCTGTAGACAAAGAAGACACTAACCGTTTAGAAGTCAAACGACATCTGGATGGCAGTGAGATGTCTTGGTGTAGTCATGCCCACCCAGTTGATCAGGAAACCGCACAACAGCAGGGGAATTTTGCTGAACACAAGGGCCTTGTGTTCGATTCGGATCACGAGTTATGGGACGAGGTTGGGGAGGGCGATGTGCTTCAGGTCGTGATGAAAGTCCAATTTGGCGGGTGGGCCAACAAGGCGTCCGATGGTATGCTACAAATCAGCACATGGTGGGAACCTTCAACCGAAATGTTGGACATGATGGGGCAGAGTGGCAAAATCTGA